The following proteins are co-located in the Chlamydiota bacterium genome:
- a CDS encoding dTDP-4-dehydrorhamnose 3,5-epimerase family protein, with protein MIEGVWVYPLKQIPDERGKIMHMLRSSDPHFVKFGEIYFSTAYPGVIKGWHFHHRVILNYAVIVGMIKLVLFDDREGSPTRGELMELFVGESNYALIKIPPKVWNGYKCIGVIPAVVANCATESHDPTEMERLDPFSKRIPYDWALVNR; from the coding sequence ATGATCGAAGGCGTGTGGGTTTATCCCTTGAAGCAAATTCCGGATGAACGCGGAAAAATTATGCATATGTTACGTTCGAGTGATCCTCACTTTGTAAAATTTGGAGAAATTTACTTTTCTACAGCTTATCCTGGAGTCATTAAAGGATGGCATTTTCACCATCGGGTGATTTTAAATTATGCCGTTATTGTTGGAATGATCAAATTGGTCTTGTTTGATGATCGAGAAGGTTCTCCAACGCGTGGCGAGTTGATGGAGCTCTTTGTAGGGGAATCCAATTACGCCTTGATCAAAATTCCTCCTAAAGTTTGGAATGGATATAAATGTATCGGAGTTATTCCTGCCGTGGTAGCCAATTGTGCAACCGAATCCCATGATCCCACCGAAATGGAACGTTTGGACCCCTTCTCGAAGCGTATTCCCTACGATTGGGCGTTAGTGAACCGCTAA
- a CDS encoding GDP-mannose 4,6-dehydratase, with protein MISRSSLITGGAGFIGSHLSEALLSRGEQVYVIDDLSTGTILNIEHLKSKSGFHYVIDTVENEPLLAELIDRCDVVYHLAAAVGVKRIVESPVKTIETNVKGTEIVLKHADKKKKKVIVASTSEVYGKSTRIPFREDQDLVMGPTFKGRWSYACSKAIDEFLALAYWRERKLPVVILRLFNTSGPRQTGRYGMVIPTFVTQAIAGQPITVYGDGTQSRSFTYVGDVVNAMVGLVNEPKAVGDIFNIGNGAEISINDLAHLVKQMTDSPSSIIHIPYDKAYEEGFEDMPRRVPDITKVKDLIGYEPSLGIRGIVGKVIEYHREQSVGLHANIA; from the coding sequence ATGATTTCAAGAAGTTCTTTAATTACAGGGGGGGCAGGATTTATTGGGTCGCATCTGTCCGAAGCGCTTTTGTCAAGGGGCGAACAGGTTTATGTGATTGATGATCTCTCAACAGGGACCATTTTAAATATTGAACATCTTAAGTCCAAATCGGGTTTTCACTATGTGATTGATACGGTTGAAAATGAACCTCTCTTGGCAGAGCTCATTGACCGGTGTGATGTTGTTTATCACTTGGCTGCTGCTGTTGGGGTCAAGCGCATCGTTGAGAGCCCTGTTAAAACGATTGAGACAAATGTTAAGGGGACGGAAATTGTTCTAAAACACGCCGATAAAAAGAAAAAGAAAGTGATTGTAGCCTCCACTTCGGAAGTTTACGGAAAATCGACGCGTATTCCTTTTAGAGAAGATCAAGATTTGGTGATGGGCCCTACCTTTAAGGGAAGATGGAGTTATGCTTGTTCCAAGGCGATTGATGAGTTCTTAGCTCTCGCTTATTGGAGAGAAAGAAAATTACCGGTTGTCATCTTAAGGCTTTTTAATACTTCAGGTCCTCGTCAGACAGGAAGGTATGGCATGGTGATACCCACTTTTGTAACTCAGGCAATTGCAGGCCAACCCATCACGGTCTATGGTGATGGCACACAATCCCGTAGTTTTACTTATGTAGGGGATGTGGTTAACGCAATGGTGGGTCTTGTCAATGAGCCCAAAGCCGTTGGAGATATTTTTAACATAGGTAATGGTGCAGAGATTTCAATCAATGATTTGGCCCATCTCGTAAAGCAAATGACGGACAGTCCTTCTTCTATTATTCATATTCCTTACGACAAGGCCTATGAAGAAGGTTTTGAAGATATGCCAAGGCGGGTTCCTGATATAACGAAAGTAAAAGATCTTATTGGTTATGAACCCTCACTTGGCATTAGAGGAATTGTTGGAAAAGTGATTGAATATCATCGGGAGCAATCGGTGGGGTTACATGCAAACATCGCTTAA
- a CDS encoding class I SAM-dependent methyltransferase produces MKSDMLCPVCNTHSFSILYQYTASQAATHFCSALRDADRNRRLEKSIRRLWNGKECRILQCGNCGFSFADPFVGGDEDFYSILYEEADYPAWRWDYDVALHEVLFLRKGGTILDIGAGFGKFLAHLSKEWQCYGVEASEVNRSRLETIGIKVFCDLSEAMQVKTGAFEVITLFQVLEHVSEFHKMLVDCRRLLCAGGQLVVTVPDGDAMIRQERITGCADMPPNHVCKWTPKSLTMALKEAGFVVQKIMVEPSSWRKVKGNVYLKICADAQKSHSLAAQIYRLRSRRLRAPLLACLGFSALLRMLPHVRNLRTGGAFAVVAEAC; encoded by the coding sequence ATGAAATCAGACATGTTATGTCCCGTATGTAATACCCATTCTTTTTCCATTCTCTATCAATATACTGCTTCACAAGCGGCAACGCATTTTTGTTCAGCACTGAGAGATGCGGATCGTAATAGACGTTTAGAAAAAAGTATTCGTAGGTTATGGAATGGAAAAGAGTGTAGGATTTTACAATGTGGAAATTGTGGTTTTTCCTTTGCTGATCCGTTTGTAGGAGGAGATGAGGATTTTTACAGTATTCTTTACGAGGAGGCGGATTACCCTGCATGGAGATGGGATTATGATGTCGCTCTTCATGAAGTGTTATTCTTGAGGAAAGGAGGGACGATTCTGGACATTGGCGCGGGCTTTGGAAAATTCCTGGCCCATTTAAGTAAAGAGTGGCAATGTTATGGCGTAGAAGCAAGTGAGGTAAATCGGTCACGGCTTGAGACTATAGGTATTAAAGTTTTTTGTGATCTTTCTGAAGCAATGCAAGTGAAGACAGGGGCTTTTGAGGTCATCACTCTCTTTCAGGTGCTTGAACATGTTTCCGAATTTCATAAAATGTTAGTGGACTGTCGTCGGCTTTTGTGTGCAGGGGGGCAACTGGTTGTTACTGTTCCAGACGGGGATGCCATGATTCGTCAGGAACGCATCACAGGTTGTGCAGATATGCCGCCCAATCACGTTTGCAAATGGACGCCTAAAAGTTTAACGATGGCTCTCAAGGAAGCAGGTTTTGTTGTCCAAAAGATCATGGTGGAGCCTTCTTCTTGGAGAAAAGTGAAGGGAAATGTATATTTAAAAATTTGCGCTGATGCACAAAAATCCCATTCGCTTGCTGCACAGATTTATCGATTGCGAAGCAGGCGATTAAGAGCTCCTTTACTGGCGTGTTTGGGATTTTCAGCCTTGTTGCGAATGCTTCCTCATGTTAGGAATTTAAGGACCGGGGGTGCCTTTGCGGTGGTGGCTGAAGCTTGTTAA
- a CDS encoding SGNH/GDSL hydrolase family protein encodes MKSFIYRFFSIWIGIILFFIGLEVVLRINAFKSNDFSENHSVLKEKEEVQFFEYDPLLGWKGKPSVSGYQIGKHDKVWVSLNSLGFREKEFSPQKKTGIKRILILGDSQTWGSGVEQDERFSDVLEQLLKEHEVSVEVLNLGMTGYGTDQEFLLYQKLGVDYLPDLVIVAFYWNDLFENSMSRVYGYPKPQFVVGEEGKLTLTNVPVPQTDWTKQKEMVHASLKEKKKGKKLTFKNWLLRYSYAFQKFTNAMRGNPFLYRVAVKFGLAGDPRINPQSLEWRMTKLLLEELRSYVRENGGDFLVVVIPDRSDFEMAIYPLRRALIDDMKHLSCLDLYPSIVSQRRPSKMIYQNDIHLNAEGNRLIAEALSHYLLEKRSLK; translated from the coding sequence ATGAAGTCTTTTATCTATCGTTTTTTTTCTATCTGGATCGGGATCATCTTGTTCTTCATAGGTTTGGAAGTTGTTTTGCGAATCAACGCTTTTAAATCAAATGACTTTTCAGAAAACCATTCGGTACTTAAGGAAAAAGAGGAGGTTCAGTTTTTTGAATACGATCCACTTTTAGGATGGAAAGGGAAGCCATCTGTCAGTGGATATCAAATTGGAAAACATGATAAGGTTTGGGTTTCTCTGAACTCCTTAGGTTTCAGAGAAAAAGAGTTTAGTCCTCAAAAGAAAACGGGAATAAAAAGGATACTGATTCTTGGCGATTCTCAAACATGGGGTTCAGGCGTGGAACAGGATGAAAGATTTTCCGATGTTCTTGAACAGCTTCTCAAGGAGCATGAGGTTTCAGTTGAGGTTCTAAATCTTGGAATGACAGGTTATGGAACGGATCAAGAGTTTTTGCTCTATCAGAAGTTGGGAGTTGACTATCTTCCTGATCTTGTGATCGTGGCTTTTTACTGGAATGATTTGTTTGAGAACTCGATGTCCCGCGTTTATGGTTATCCAAAACCTCAATTTGTTGTAGGAGAGGAAGGAAAACTTACTTTAACAAATGTACCCGTGCCTCAAACAGATTGGACCAAACAAAAAGAAATGGTTCATGCCTCTTTAAAAGAGAAGAAGAAAGGGAAGAAATTAACATTTAAGAATTGGCTTTTGAGATACTCCTATGCTTTTCAAAAGTTCACAAATGCTATGAGAGGTAATCCTTTTCTCTACCGTGTGGCGGTAAAATTTGGGTTGGCTGGTGACCCGCGGATCAATCCTCAGTCGTTGGAGTGGAGGATGACGAAGCTTTTGCTAGAAGAATTGAGATCGTATGTCAGGGAAAATGGGGGTGATTTTTTGGTGGTTGTCATTCCAGATCGATCTGACTTTGAAATGGCCATCTATCCTCTTAGACGTGCTTTGATTGATGATATGAAACATCTTTCCTGTCTCGATCTCTATCCTTCGATTGTTTCTCAAAGGAGACCTTCTAAAATGATTTATCAGAATGACATTCATTTAAATGCCGAAGGAAATCGTTTGATTGCTGAAGCCCTCTCTCATTATTTGCTCGAGAAACGCAGCCTGAAATGA
- a CDS encoding glycosyltransferase, translating to MVQPTVSVIMNAYNAERFLREAIESVYVQTFKDWEIIFWDNASTDGTAEIAKSYNDRFRYFKGEVNVPLGQARHLAIIQTKGEYLAFLDCDDLWVPKKLEKQLKLFHLNSKLGLVYSDGYTINERGEILLRYSHKHKIYRGNIFDQLLMSCFIPPVGAMIPRAVYDRVGPFQNFRTAEEYDLFLKIAYQYPCDYVEEPLYKYRSHDGNLSLTGSREYLHRESIEIREYWVKEVSENGSPKTYNKLVRKLLVREYVAFCRWFLDQGRNEEARKYILLSLRLKPFQLGFLHCFLLSICPHCLSIPLLKGIRYLKNHLRSS from the coding sequence ATGGTACAACCTACGGTCAGCGTCATCATGAATGCATATAACGCCGAGCGCTTTCTTCGTGAAGCGATTGAAAGTGTCTATGTGCAGACCTTCAAGGATTGGGAGATTATTTTTTGGGACAATGCTTCGACTGACGGGACGGCTGAGATTGCAAAAAGTTACAACGACCGTTTTCGATATTTCAAAGGGGAGGTGAATGTCCCATTAGGCCAGGCACGTCATCTTGCAATCATCCAAACAAAGGGCGAATATCTTGCCTTCTTGGATTGTGATGATCTATGGGTACCCAAAAAGCTTGAGAAACAACTGAAACTTTTTCATCTCAATTCCAAGTTAGGACTTGTTTATAGTGATGGGTATACCATCAATGAAAGGGGAGAAATTCTGCTTCGGTATTCTCATAAGCACAAGATTTATAGAGGGAATATATTTGATCAACTGTTAATGAGTTGTTTTATTCCCCCTGTGGGGGCCATGATTCCACGAGCGGTTTATGATCGAGTGGGGCCTTTCCAGAATTTTAGAACTGCTGAAGAATACGATTTATTTTTGAAAATAGCGTATCAATACCCTTGTGATTATGTGGAGGAACCCCTTTATAAATATCGCAGTCACGATGGGAATCTTTCTTTAACGGGAAGCCGTGAATATCTTCATCGTGAGAGTATTGAAATCCGTGAGTATTGGGTGAAAGAGGTTTCAGAAAATGGTTCTCCTAAGACTTACAACAAACTTGTACGCAAACTGTTGGTCAGAGAATACGTTGCTTTTTGTCGCTGGTTTTTGGATCAGGGACGCAATGAGGAGGCTAGGAAATATATCTTGTTAAGTTTGAGATTAAAACCATTTCAATTGGGATTTCTCCATTGCTTTTTGTTAAGTATTTGCCCTCATTGTCTATCCATTCCTTTGTTGAAAGGTATTCGGTATTTGAAAAATCATTTGCGATCATCATGA
- a CDS encoding NAD(P)-dependent oxidoreductase, whose protein sequence is MMRVLVTGHDGYIGTVLVSHLKKKGYEVSGLDSYFYEDCWLGKHLDSCPALRKDIRDVTLTDLEGIDAVVHLAALSNDPLGQLSTELTLDHNYRATENLAKLSKQAGVQRFLYASSCSLYGKSDQLSVDENTSMAPLTAYAQSKVMSEKALLALANEHFSPIILRCSTVFGYSPKLRVDLVVNNLTGWGFTLGKIKILSDGSPWRPLIHVEDLARAYEFFLAIELGKHKEKIFNIGFNSHNYQVRQIAESVAHHIKGSILEFAVEPDRDSRSYRVNFDRFESVSKLKPQWDLDKGIQHLLEVYREHGFKERDFRGRKFTRLNQIRHLSETQQLDKELRWR, encoded by the coding sequence ATGATGCGTGTACTTGTGACTGGGCATGATGGATATATTGGTACTGTTCTTGTTTCACATTTGAAGAAAAAGGGATATGAGGTAAGCGGGTTAGATTCCTATTTTTATGAGGACTGCTGGCTGGGAAAACATTTGGACTCGTGTCCCGCATTGCGGAAGGATATTCGTGATGTAACGCTTACGGATTTGGAGGGAATCGATGCGGTCGTCCATTTGGCTGCCTTGTCCAATGATCCTCTGGGTCAGCTCTCCACAGAGCTGACGCTCGATCATAACTATCGAGCGACGGAGAATCTTGCAAAACTCTCAAAGCAGGCGGGGGTTCAGCGTTTTCTCTACGCATCCTCTTGCAGTCTTTATGGAAAATCAGACCAGTTGTCGGTCGACGAGAATACTTCCATGGCTCCCCTGACGGCATATGCTCAATCTAAAGTCATGTCCGAAAAAGCCCTTTTGGCATTAGCGAATGAGCATTTTTCTCCCATTATTTTGAGATGTTCAACCGTGTTTGGCTATTCTCCAAAGTTGAGAGTAGATTTGGTTGTTAATAATCTTACGGGATGGGGTTTTACACTGGGTAAAATCAAAATTTTAAGTGATGGAAGTCCCTGGAGGCCCCTCATTCATGTTGAAGATTTAGCGAGGGCCTATGAATTTTTTCTGGCCATTGAGCTCGGAAAACATAAGGAAAAGATTTTTAACATTGGTTTCAATTCTCATAACTATCAAGTAAGGCAAATAGCAGAATCCGTGGCTCACCATATCAAGGGGTCTATTCTTGAATTTGCAGTAGAGCCGGATCGTGACTCGCGAAGTTACCGTGTAAATTTTGACCGTTTTGAGTCTGTTTCAAAGTTGAAACCTCAGTGGGATCTCGACAAAGGCATTCAACATCTTTTGGAAGTTTATCGAGAGCATGGTTTTAAAGAGAGGGATTTTCGGGGGAGAAAATTTACACGGTTGAATCAGATTCGACATTTATCAGAAACCCAACAATTAGACAAAGAGCTCCGGTGGAGGTGA
- the rfbF gene encoding glucose-1-phosphate cytidylyltransferase, translating to MNVAILCGGMGTRLREETAIRPKPMVTVGAHPILWHIMKTYSHFGFDDFVLALGYKGEMIKQYFINYRSIDADFKICLGDGKIQPLRPCALDWKVTLVDTGVASLTGGRLHRLEPYLKDETFFMTYGDGVSNIDIRKLLAFHRSHGKLATVAVVHPVARFGEIQLKGSEVVSFKEKPQTSLGWINGGFFVFEPEVFKYLHGDQTILEQDPLENLVRDGQLMAYGHEGFWYCLDTLRDLEVLEKLWESGTAPWKIWET from the coding sequence GTGAACGTTGCAATTCTCTGTGGAGGTATGGGAACAAGACTTCGTGAGGAAACGGCGATTCGTCCTAAACCGATGGTGACTGTGGGGGCTCACCCCATTCTTTGGCATATCATGAAAACCTATAGCCACTTTGGGTTTGATGATTTTGTTCTTGCGCTTGGTTATAAAGGGGAGATGATCAAACAATATTTTATCAATTATCGTTCTATCGATGCTGATTTTAAGATTTGCTTGGGAGATGGGAAGATACAACCTTTGAGGCCTTGCGCCTTAGATTGGAAAGTCACATTGGTTGATACAGGTGTAGCTTCGTTGACGGGAGGGAGATTACATCGTTTGGAACCCTATTTAAAAGATGAAACTTTTTTTATGACTTATGGAGATGGGGTTTCCAATATTGACATTCGGAAGTTGTTGGCTTTTCATCGATCTCATGGAAAGTTGGCCACGGTGGCAGTGGTTCATCCTGTCGCTCGTTTTGGTGAGATTCAGCTCAAGGGATCAGAGGTTGTTTCCTTCAAGGAAAAGCCTCAAACAAGCCTTGGATGGATTAATGGGGGTTTTTTTGTATTTGAGCCTGAAGTCTTCAAATATCTTCATGGAGATCAGACGATTTTAGAACAAGATCCCTTAGAGAATCTTGTGCGTGATGGACAATTGATGGCCTATGGTCATGAAGGGTTTTGGTATTGTCTAGATACCCTGCGAGATCTTGAAGTTTTGGAAAAATTGTGGGAGAGTGGTACAGCCCCTTGGAAAATTTGGGAGACATGA
- a CDS encoding SGNH/GDSL hydrolase family protein, with product MFFKKVTFMVCTVFGIFLLLVVTAEIFLRISGIWIGRHTDTMFKVMQYDENLGWRMKPNISTQMDLVDVENIPVRSNSLGFRDKEFVLEKPSGKLRIVFLGDSFAWGFVREEERLTNLLAVQQGQWDILNFGIPGYGTDQSLLVWETLASKYKPDVVVLTIYKNDYVDNASVVNDGRQKPYFEWTDQNELILKNVPVDKKTFWENGIFNQIAPPYQKFYPQPIQKRSRILHWLVKNSNLVRWIYTLSRAHRPAPAVQAFFYTDKNSLLDERTFLQERLLDRLVKRLAAEVRSTNAQFVVVFSGDMTASYQRQMESLKTAGILYVDGTTPSIARFLKSEEKDIYYKYSGHWTPGANEIVARLVGDVLSSLVHRVS from the coding sequence ATGTTTTTTAAGAAAGTAACATTTATGGTTTGTACTGTATTCGGGATATTTCTTCTCCTTGTTGTTACTGCAGAAATTTTTCTTAGAATATCGGGAATATGGATTGGACGTCATACGGACACCATGTTCAAAGTGATGCAATATGATGAAAATTTAGGTTGGCGTATGAAACCAAATATTTCCACTCAAATGGATCTCGTGGATGTTGAAAATATTCCTGTCAGAAGCAACAGTTTAGGATTTCGGGATAAAGAATTTGTTCTTGAAAAGCCAAGTGGAAAATTAAGAATTGTATTTTTAGGTGATTCATTCGCATGGGGTTTTGTTCGGGAAGAAGAGCGTTTGACTAATCTTTTGGCTGTTCAACAGGGGCAATGGGATATTCTCAATTTTGGAATCCCAGGCTATGGGACGGATCAGTCCTTGCTGGTGTGGGAGACTCTGGCAAGTAAATATAAACCGGATGTGGTTGTCTTAACGATTTATAAGAATGACTATGTGGATAATGCCAGTGTTGTGAATGACGGGAGGCAGAAGCCTTATTTTGAATGGACAGATCAAAATGAATTAATATTGAAAAATGTTCCAGTAGATAAAAAAACTTTTTGGGAGAATGGAATTTTTAATCAGATAGCACCTCCTTATCAAAAATTTTATCCTCAACCTATTCAGAAACGTTCCAGGATTTTGCATTGGCTGGTAAAAAATTCAAATCTGGTGAGATGGATTTATACTTTATCGAGGGCCCACCGTCCCGCTCCGGCTGTACAGGCTTTTTTTTATACCGATAAAAATTCTCTGTTAGATGAGCGAACATTCTTACAAGAAAGGCTTTTAGACAGGCTTGTGAAACGCTTAGCAGCGGAGGTGCGATCTACAAATGCCCAATTTGTAGTTGTATTTTCGGGAGATATGACGGCCTCTTATCAACGTCAAATGGAGTCCTTAAAAACGGCCGGGATTTTATATGTTGATGGAACAACCCCTTCAATTGCAAGGTTTTTAAAGTCTGAAGAGAAAGATATTTATTATAAATACAGTGGACACTGGACTCCAGGAGCGAATGAAATAGTAGCTCGATTGGTGGGTGATGTTTTGTCATCTCTTGTTCATCGTGTCTCATGA
- a CDS encoding glycosyltransferase: MARICLITPYHVSFQPRTLREADSYFEAGHDVRVLWIQTDEEFYEYDRLLTSNRKWISKAVDLRRRGTSKISWLITSVSKKISERMFNFGFKNEAVILRGYVKGMRKLKKWALSEPADWYIAHTQAALPVAAAACRRWNARLGFDFEDLLAERGTDPSEMVRWIERRYLNRCDYISVPSETIGRRLVDVYGIKTPIVLYNVFSLNLVKDLLPPHERKPRHEFKLYWFGQTLGPGRGLEEAVEAIGHLGNGVELFLQGRVSDSYRLHLAGLARQHRVEKALKFLPLLSQEDLFKKMGEYDVGLALEQPQNLNTSSTVSNKIFGYLLSGLAIAATDTPGQKEILNKIPAAGFLYLAGNVKVLAGKLRFWKENRASLKLAQQSAWDAARKQFCWDREKHKLLDLVVGKGGAG; the protein is encoded by the coding sequence ATGGCCCGCATTTGTCTCATCACCCCGTATCATGTCTCATTTCAACCTCGAACTCTTCGGGAGGCAGATTCCTATTTTGAGGCAGGTCATGATGTGCGCGTATTATGGATACAGACGGATGAAGAGTTTTATGAATATGATCGTCTTCTCACCTCAAATAGGAAATGGATTTCGAAAGCGGTTGATCTTCGTCGCCGAGGGACTTCCAAAATCAGTTGGCTGATAACGAGTGTATCGAAAAAGATTTCTGAAAGGATGTTTAACTTTGGTTTTAAAAATGAAGCAGTGATTCTTCGAGGTTATGTAAAAGGGATGAGAAAGTTGAAGAAATGGGCTCTTTCAGAACCAGCGGACTGGTATATTGCTCATACACAAGCAGCATTGCCTGTGGCTGCAGCAGCATGCCGGCGATGGAATGCTCGATTGGGTTTTGATTTCGAAGACTTGCTAGCAGAAAGAGGAACAGATCCTTCAGAAATGGTCCGGTGGATTGAACGTCGGTATCTCAACCGGTGTGATTATATTTCAGTTCCTTCTGAAACGATCGGGCGACGGTTAGTAGATGTTTATGGAATTAAAACGCCTATCGTGCTCTATAATGTTTTTTCTCTAAATTTAGTCAAGGATCTGTTGCCTCCTCATGAGCGAAAACCCAGGCATGAATTCAAGTTATATTGGTTTGGACAAACGCTGGGACCCGGGAGAGGACTTGAAGAAGCCGTAGAGGCCATCGGGCATTTGGGAAATGGGGTTGAACTTTTCTTGCAGGGTCGTGTGAGTGATTCTTATCGTTTGCATCTTGCCGGACTTGCGAGACAGCACAGAGTAGAAAAGGCCTTAAAGTTTTTGCCACTTCTAAGTCAGGAGGATTTGTTTAAAAAAATGGGGGAGTATGATGTTGGATTGGCTCTAGAACAACCCCAAAACTTGAATACTTCTTCTACTGTAAGCAATAAAATCTTCGGTTATCTATTGTCAGGTTTAGCCATTGCCGCTACGGATACGCCCGGGCAAAAAGAGATCTTGAATAAAATCCCCGCTGCAGGTTTTCTTTATCTTGCTGGGAATGTGAAGGTTCTCGCGGGGAAGCTTCGTTTTTGGAAAGAGAATCGGGCATCTTTAAAGCTTGCTCAACAGTCGGCATGGGATGCTGCACGGAAGCAATTTTGCTGGGACCGTGAAAAACACAAATTGCTGGATCTTGTGGTTGGTAAAGGTGGTGCAGGTTGA
- a CDS encoding glycosyltransferase family 4 protein codes for MNYRLGILVSHPIQYYVPWFWHLAKRMDIEVFYAHRQDGKGQAQAGFGVEFDWDVPLLEGYPYRWLKNVSRRPTLRSFSGCDTPEIFDIVRREKFDAFLIFGWNRKSSIQTILACWKKGVPVLMRGDSHLGEYRSMLLRVTKYFPYRFFLPRLSAHLYVGQRNREYLTHYGVPKEKLFFVPHFVDNAYFREAALRVEKEAKTADIRKRFKVPENAFVCLFVGKMISKKRASDFIRACLSVMSRPEGRDIFALLVGDGPLRDSLEQLASPCADQIRFAGFQNQSEMPFFYRAANVLVLPSDGGETWGLVVNEAFACGIPAIVSDRVGCAPDLIEEGKTGYTFPLGQIEVLARKILEIKEAWQTDSQFIQKSLLQKITDYSMDAATKALKEVLETICLSRKVYEPL; via the coding sequence ATGAATTACCGTCTGGGTATTCTGGTTTCCCATCCCATTCAGTATTATGTACCCTGGTTTTGGCATCTCGCCAAGAGGATGGATATTGAGGTTTTTTATGCACATCGACAGGATGGAAAGGGACAAGCACAAGCAGGTTTTGGAGTTGAGTTTGACTGGGATGTCCCTCTTCTTGAAGGATATCCTTATCGTTGGCTGAAGAATGTCTCTCGTCGGCCGACTCTTCGTTCTTTTTCGGGATGTGATACGCCTGAGATTTTTGATATTGTAAGAAGAGAAAAGTTCGATGCATTTCTGATATTTGGCTGGAATCGGAAGAGTTCCATCCAGACAATTTTAGCATGTTGGAAAAAAGGTGTCCCTGTTCTGATGCGAGGGGATTCTCATCTAGGAGAATATCGTTCGATGTTACTGAGAGTAACAAAATATTTTCCTTATAGATTTTTTCTCCCTCGTTTATCGGCGCATCTTTATGTAGGTCAGCGAAATCGAGAATATCTCACGCATTATGGAGTTCCTAAAGAAAAACTCTTTTTTGTGCCTCATTTTGTGGATAATGCCTATTTTAGAGAAGCGGCTCTTCGAGTAGAAAAGGAAGCTAAAACGGCAGATATTAGAAAACGCTTTAAAGTTCCAGAAAATGCCTTTGTTTGTCTTTTTGTTGGAAAAATGATTTCTAAGAAACGTGCGTCGGATTTTATTCGAGCATGCCTTAGCGTTATGTCTCGTCCTGAAGGTCGTGACATATTTGCCCTTCTTGTGGGAGATGGCCCTTTGCGTGATTCACTTGAGCAGTTGGCCAGTCCTTGTGCGGACCAGATCCGTTTCGCAGGATTTCAAAATCAAAGTGAAATGCCATTTTTTTACCGAGCGGCCAATGTGCTTGTGCTTCCCTCGGATGGAGGTGAGACGTGGGGGCTTGTCGTTAATGAAGCCTTTGCTTGTGGGATTCCTGCAATCGTAAGTGATCGAGTAGGTTGTGCGCCTGATCTTATTGAAGAAGGAAAAACGGGGTATACTTTTCCGTTAGGTCAGATTGAAGTTTTGGCTCGTAAGATTTTAGAGATTAAAGAAGCGTGGCAGACCGATTCTCAATTTATTCAAAAATCCCTGCTTCAAAAAATAACAGATTACTCAATGGATGCCGCAACAAAGGCTCTTAAAGAAGTTTTGGAGACCATTTGTCTTTCGAGGAAAGTTTATGAACCCCTTTAA
- a CDS encoding class I SAM-dependent methyltransferase — protein MNPFNKYEMMGDYHWRECNRNSKNYNPPLEARYGAILKRIPSGLNRILDVGCGDGYLLAQASRFAARVIGIEFEKEGAALAAKKLGSHSHCFVLRGSCYQLPFGKRSFDIILLSDVIEHLDNTDLCLQELGRVLKAEGTLLLTTPQYRPDRKWDSRHVKEYQPPELNALLTNYFESVKIHHFCPVGWYRLYETKIGWKLMKVFSRYFYNPYSGEGDDPKKFYQMIAVCKGPRV, from the coding sequence ATGAACCCCTTTAATAAATATGAAATGATGGGGGACTATCATTGGAGGGAATGCAATCGAAATTCAAAGAACTACAATCCTCCTTTGGAAGCCAGGTACGGAGCTATATTAAAAAGAATTCCTTCGGGTTTGAATCGCATATTGGATGTAGGCTGCGGGGACGGCTATCTTTTAGCTCAGGCAAGTCGCTTTGCTGCTAGAGTGATTGGTATTGAATTCGAAAAAGAAGGAGCGGCTTTGGCTGCTAAAAAGTTGGGGTCTCATTCTCATTGTTTTGTACTTCGTGGAAGTTGTTATCAATTGCCGTTTGGAAAACGTTCTTTTGACATTATTTTACTCTCAGATGTGATTGAACACTTAGACAATACAGATCTTTGTCTTCAGGAGTTGGGACGTGTTTTAAAGGCAGAGGGAACACTGCTTTTAACGACTCCTCAATATCGCCCAGACCGTAAATGGGATTCACGACATGTGAAAGAATATCAACCGCCAGAACTAAATGCTTTATTAACGAACTATTTTGAATCGGTCAAGATCCATCATTTTTGCCCTGTCGGATGGTATCGCCTTTACGAAACAAAAATCGGTTGGAAATTGATGAAAGTTTTCTCAAGATATTTTTATAATCCGTATTCTGGTGAGGGAGATGACCCGAAGAAGTTTTACCAAATGATCGCTGTTTGCAAAGGACCTCGGGTCTGA